In a single window of the Platichthys flesus chromosome 5, fPlaFle2.1, whole genome shotgun sequence genome:
- the LOC133953233 gene encoding keratin, type I cytoskeletal 19-like, producing the protein MGTVVQTWRTGNLKGSSPRPVVTPVMAGEQHLSIYLLGRTHLQGGGYKTHPPGCLQHQLLRTSPGLRLLPVKSSTRVRREATMSNRFGLSSMSYSSVPSMTSSRRGTSVHGGAGGRNVRVSYASDGIGSGFDLMSAVGGGGGGNMISGSEKGTMQNLNDRLATYLEKVRVLETTNAQLELQIRQWYEKQAPAVKDYSRYQPILDELRNKINVATQDNARLMLQIDNARLAAEDFRIKFENEMAMRMSVEQDIAGLRKVLDELTMARSDLEMQIEGLKEELVYLKKNHAEELAAMRNQMNTSSVNVEVDAKPQADLSAVMDEIRSQYEGIAEKNRREMDAWYKVKFDELNKQVSTSTEILQSSRSEINELKRTLQSLQIELQSQLSLKSALETTLSETESSYSMQLSQLQDRVYHLESELSKMRTDIERQSTDYQQLLDIKTRLEMEIAEYRRLLDGEDSSKSSAAIVQKTVVKEVKKSQPVITQRTRVVIEEMIDGKVVSRTEDLQTETIKNGAKASQ; encoded by the exons ATGGGAACAGTGGTTCAGACATGGCGGACAGGAAACCTGAAGGGCAGCTCACCACGCCCTGTGGTCACACCTGTGATGGCGGGTGAGCAGCATCTTTCCATCTACCTGCTCGGCCGCACCCATCTGCAGGGAGGCGGCTATAAAACGCATCCTCCGGGCTGCCTTCAACACCAGCTGCTCCGCACCTCTCCAGGGCTCAGACTACTTCCAGTGAAATCCAGCACCAGGGTCAGAAGAGAAGCCACCATGTCCAACCGCTTTGGATTATCCTCCATGTCCTACTCCTCCGTCCCGTCCATGACGAGCTCCAGGCGCGGAACGAGCGTCCATGGCGGCGCGGGCGGTAGAAACGTCCGGGTGTCCTACGCCTCCGACGGCATCGGCTCCGGGTTCGACCTGATGTCTGCTgtcggaggaggtggaggaggaaacatgatCTCGGGCAGTGAGAAGGGGACCATGCAGAACCTGAATGACCGGCTGGCCACCTACCTGGAGAAGGTGCGCGTCCTGGAGACCACCAACGCGCAGCTGGAGCTCCAGATCCGCCAGTGGTACGAGAAGCAGGCCCCCGCTGTGAAGGACTACAGCAGGTACCAGCCCATCCTGGACGAGCTGCGCAACAAG atAAATGTTGCCACACAGGACAATGCCAGGCTGATGCTGCAGATTGATAATGCCAGACTGGCAGCAGAGGACTTCAGGATCAA GTTTGAGAATGAGATGGCGATGCGCATGTCTGTGGAGCAGGACATCGCCGGACTGCGCAAGGTTCTGGATGAGCTGACCATGGCCCGGTCGGACCTGGAGATGCAGATCGAGGGCTTGAAGGAGGAGCTGGTCTACCTGAAGAAGAACCATGCAGAG GAGCTTGCAGCCATGCGCAATCAAATGAATACCAGCTCTGTGAACGTGGAGGTGGATGCCAAGCCCCAGGCGGACCTGAGCGCTGTCATGGACGAGATCAGGTCTCAGTATGAGGGCATCGCCGAAAAGAACCGCCGCGAAATGGACGCCTGGTACAAGGTCAAG TTTGATGAACTGAACAAGCAGGTGTCAACCAGCACAGAGATCCTCCAGAGCTCCCGCAGCGAGATCAACGAGCTCAAGCGGACCCTGCAGTCTCTGCAGATTGAGCTGCAGTCCCAGCTCAGCCTG AAATCTGCCTTAGAGACTACACTGTCTGAGACCGAGTCCAGCTACAGCATGCAGCTGAGCCAGCTCCAGGATAGGGTCTACCACCTGGAGAGTGAGCTCAGCAAGATGAGGACGGACATCGAGAGGCAGTCCACCGATTACCAGCAGCTTCTTGACATCAAGACCAGGCTGGAGATGGAGATCGCAGAGTACCGAAGGCTGCTGGATGGAGAGGATTCAAG CAAATCTTCTGCCGCCATTGTACAAAAGACTGTGGTCAAAGAGGTCAAAA AATCTCAACCAGTCATTACCCAGAGGACTAGAGTTGTGATTGAGGAGATGATTGATGGAAAAGTGGTGTCCCGCACAGAAGACCTGCAGACAGAGACCATCAAAAATGGAGCGAAAGCATCCCAATAA